In Corallococcus caeni, a single window of DNA contains:
- the recJ gene encoding single-stranded-DNA-specific exonuclease RecJ encodes MRWLLPDVVEQEVGSLAGELSLHPLAARVLLHRGYRTPEAASAFLSDRLADLPDPFRMKGMGPAVERVLRAVRLKEKVTLYGDYDVDGVSSTSLMYLFLKELGAAPATYIPHRLDEGYGLNLGAVERIAQDGTRLLVTLDCGITSVAEIARAKEMGLDVVVVDHHTVPPTLPPATAVLNPHQPGCEYPTKVLCAAGVAFNLCMGLRKRLRDDGFFATRKEPNLKALMDLVALATVADVVPLTGANRILVAHGLQELSQGRRPGIRALKEVAGMEPDASVTAGQVGFRLGPRINAAGRLHDASLGLQLLCADSVETARSLAQVLDRANAERQGIESSILTQALAQAEEHKDSRGLVLYDEGWHPGVIGIVASRVVERYHRPTVMVGVKDGVGKGSARSIEAFHLYDALTGCSDLLMRYGGHKHAAGLTVDAKQLPAFREAFAKIALQRLTPEDLIPRCRVDAVVNPRDLDATAVESLQKLGPFGQGNPEPVLVLRGQQARPRVLPAKSGASGAGHLKLALVDAPELDAIGFGMADRVGLVEGPVDLAFQAGFDTFRGQRKLSLRLKDVRQAA; translated from the coding sequence ATGCGGTGGTTGCTTCCAGATGTCGTCGAGCAGGAGGTCGGTTCGCTTGCGGGTGAGCTGTCGCTGCACCCGTTGGCGGCGAGGGTGTTGCTGCACCGGGGCTACCGCACGCCGGAGGCGGCGTCGGCCTTCCTGTCGGACCGGCTGGCGGACCTGCCGGACCCGTTCCGGATGAAGGGCATGGGCCCCGCGGTGGAGCGCGTGCTGCGCGCGGTGCGGCTCAAGGAGAAGGTGACGCTCTACGGGGACTACGACGTGGACGGCGTGTCCTCCACGTCGCTCATGTACCTGTTCCTCAAGGAGCTGGGCGCTGCCCCCGCCACGTACATCCCGCACCGGCTGGACGAGGGCTACGGCCTCAACCTGGGCGCGGTGGAGCGCATCGCGCAGGACGGCACTCGCCTGCTGGTGACGCTGGACTGCGGCATCACCTCCGTGGCGGAGATTGCCCGCGCGAAGGAGATGGGCCTGGACGTGGTGGTGGTGGACCACCACACGGTGCCGCCCACGCTGCCGCCCGCCACGGCGGTGCTCAACCCGCACCAGCCCGGCTGCGAGTACCCCACCAAGGTGCTGTGCGCGGCGGGCGTGGCCTTCAACCTGTGCATGGGCCTGCGCAAGCGGCTGCGCGACGACGGCTTCTTCGCCACGCGCAAGGAGCCCAACCTCAAGGCGCTGATGGACTTGGTGGCGCTGGCCACCGTGGCGGACGTGGTGCCGCTCACCGGCGCCAACCGCATCCTCGTGGCGCACGGCCTCCAGGAGCTGTCCCAGGGCCGGCGCCCCGGCATCCGCGCGCTGAAGGAGGTGGCCGGCATGGAGCCGGACGCGTCCGTCACCGCGGGGCAGGTGGGCTTCCGCCTGGGGCCCCGCATCAACGCCGCGGGCCGCCTGCACGACGCGTCGCTGGGCCTCCAGCTGTTGTGCGCGGACTCCGTGGAGACGGCGCGCTCGCTGGCGCAGGTATTGGACCGCGCGAACGCGGAGCGACAGGGCATCGAGAGCAGCATCCTCACGCAGGCGCTGGCGCAGGCGGAGGAGCACAAGGACTCGCGCGGGCTGGTGCTCTACGACGAGGGCTGGCACCCGGGCGTCATCGGCATCGTCGCGTCGCGCGTGGTGGAGCGCTACCACCGGCCCACGGTGATGGTGGGCGTGAAGGACGGGGTGGGGAAGGGCTCGGCGCGCAGCATCGAGGCGTTCCACCTGTACGACGCGCTCACGGGCTGCTCGGACCTGCTCATGCGCTACGGCGGGCACAAGCACGCCGCCGGCCTCACCGTGGACGCGAAGCAGCTGCCCGCCTTCCGCGAGGCGTTCGCGAAGATTGCCCTCCAGCGCCTGACGCCCGAGGACCTGATTCCGCGCTGCCGCGTGGACGCGGTGGTGAACCCCCGCGACCTGGACGCCACGGCGGTGGAGTCGCTGCAGAAGCTGGGGCCCTTCGGCCAGGGCAACCCGGAGCCCGTGCTGGTGCTGCGCGGCCAGCAGGCCCGGCCGCGCGTGCTGCCCGCGAAGTCCGGCGCCAGCGGCGCGGGGCACCTCAAGCTCGCGCTCGTGGACGCGCCGGAGCTGGACGCCATCGGCTTCGGCATGGCGGACCGCGTGGGGCTGGTGGAGGGGCCGGTGGACCTGGCCTTCCAGGCCGGCTTCGACACCTTCCGCGGCCAGCGCAAGCTGTCCCTGCGCCTCAAGGACGTGCGTCAGGCCGCCTGA